Below is a window of Wenzhouxiangella sp. XN201 DNA.
CGCGAATCCGGATCCGTGCTGGCCCGATTGCAGTTCGGCTTCCACCATGTCGGCGTCGTGCTGATGGTCGCGGGACTGTTCCTGCTCTACGGTGGTCATTTCAGTCATGGCCAGCTCGAGCCGGTGCTGGCCGGTTCATCCATTCTGGTGCTATTGGCCCTGCTGAAGATGCTGGCGCTGGTCGTGATCGTGGGACGGAAAGCTGCACCGGTGCCGGAGGCGAAGGAATTCGCCGGCTGATTTCGATGCATCGCCCGGGCAGAATCGGTATAATTCCCCGCCTGCCCCGGCCGGTGTAGCTCAGTTGGTAGAGCAACGCATTCGTAATGCGTGGGTCGGCGGTTCGACTCCGTCCACCGGCACCAGAATCAGCGATTGAGCCCCGTCACTCGACGGGGCTTTTTCGTTTTTGCAGTTCCTCGTTTGCCATTCCGGCGCAGCGCCCGTAGTCTATGGCGTGCCTGCCAGCCAGAACAGACTGTCGATGCCACCTGCAGCCCATTATCGAATGATGCAGTTCCGCTGTGAGCCCGGCCAAGCGGGGGTGATGCGTGCCTGAACCAATTGCCGCAGCCGGCTCGCTCGGCTACCGTCTGCGCCTCGGCCTGATCTGGCTCGCGGCCAGCGGGTTGGCGCCGGCGCGCTGGTTTCAGTCGCCGCCGCCGCCGCCTGAAAGGCGGTCGGCACAGACCGGCCGACTGCGAATCGAGATCGTCAGCCATTGCTGGCGGTATGCGCATCTTTTGTCCTACCAGTTGAGCTCCCTCGTCAATCATCCGCCACAGGATGTGGACGTGACGATGACGGTGTTTCACTCGCCCGACGATGCGGAAACCGTCGAGTTGCTCAAGCGGTTCGGTCGTTTTGAGGTGCCCGGCGTCACCTGGAACTGGCAGGCGCGCGACAAGACACAACTGTTTCGCCGCTCGATCGGTCGCAACGAGGCGGCAGTGGCCAGCCAGGCCGACTGGGTCTGGTTCACGGACTGCGATGTGGTGTTTCACCAGGGCTGTCTCGATGGGCTCGGGAAATCGCTGCAGGGGCGCCGTGATGCCCTGGTTTTCCCGGACCATGAGTTCTGC
It encodes the following:
- a CDS encoding TonB-dependent receptor, translated to MKLSFDRAHLIAGLVYAALGMGLGIYMAAGQNHVQHVTHAHLLLVGFLLSVIYATIHRLWLRESGSVLARLQFGFHHVGVVLMVAGLFLLYGGHFSHGQLEPVLAGSSILVLLALLKMLALVVIVGRKAAPVPEAKEFAG
- a CDS encoding glycosyltransferase family A protein produces the protein MPEPIAAAGSLGYRLRLGLIWLAASGLAPARWFQSPPPPPERRSAQTGRLRIEIVSHCWRYAHLLSYQLSSLVNHPPQDVDVTMTVFHSPDDAETVELLKRFGRFEVPGVTWNWQARDKTQLFRRSIGRNEAAVASQADWVWFTDCDVVFHQGCLDGLGKSLQGRRDALVFPDHEFCSPVYEPGDEVLEAARHADLVEIDPSVFVCQERDRATGPLQITHGDVARACGYCSEIAVYQQPTDRWAKAQEDRAFRWLLGTVGVPVDVPAVYRIRHQAKGRYRKRGMHSRLRTRVRQAQLRMREGSQNSGDDD